In one Vicinamibacteria bacterium genomic region, the following are encoded:
- a CDS encoding glycosyltransferase family 4 protein: protein MNVLVVTDSFPPGSGGSGRSTAVLASALKRRGHRVRVAVPRVEPSRRTAWRGVDVDEIEVPRPSLGNARARERAFASGLSRALGEEAWDVVHAQHWLSAGAARAACPRLPLVVTVRDYWPTCIWSTMLSGRHLCPGCTYGRRVVCTGRNRPSLWPLAPLIPPFIERELRRRGRILDEAAAIIAVSDHVRRTLQSREGVQVIPNLIELDERPSLPPRELPEPYVLFAGKLEPNKAPDRLFPILDAAHCRMTLVVAGTGSLLARLRAESRGRGYPVRFLGWVDETRLDGLIRHASALVFPSRWHEPLSRVLLDGLGFGAVLVAQPTGGTEEIVVDGESGLTGRTVEELGGALARVLADEALAQQVREGAERIARARFSADVVVPKLEALYGSVVE from the coding sequence GTGAACGTTTTGGTGGTCACGGATTCCTTCCCGCCCGGGTCGGGGGGGAGCGGTCGATCGACGGCCGTGCTTGCGAGCGCGCTGAAGCGACGCGGGCACCGGGTTCGCGTGGCCGTGCCACGTGTCGAGCCGAGCCGTCGGACCGCGTGGAGGGGAGTCGATGTCGACGAAATCGAGGTTCCGCGCCCGAGCCTGGGGAACGCCCGGGCGCGAGAGCGCGCCTTTGCGAGCGGCCTGAGCCGTGCCCTCGGGGAAGAAGCCTGGGATGTCGTTCATGCCCAGCACTGGCTTTCCGCCGGCGCCGCTCGGGCCGCCTGCCCGCGGCTGCCTCTCGTGGTTACCGTGCGCGACTACTGGCCCACTTGTATCTGGTCGACCATGCTCTCGGGTCGCCACCTGTGTCCCGGATGTACCTACGGCCGACGCGTCGTTTGCACGGGCCGCAATCGGCCTTCGTTGTGGCCTCTCGCGCCGCTCATCCCGCCATTCATCGAACGAGAGCTGCGACGAAGAGGGAGGATTCTGGATGAGGCCGCGGCGATCATCGCGGTGAGCGACCACGTTCGGCGGACGTTGCAGTCAAGAGAGGGCGTCCAAGTCATTCCTAACCTGATCGAGCTCGACGAACGGCCGAGCCTCCCTCCAAGGGAGCTTCCCGAGCCCTACGTGCTCTTCGCCGGGAAGCTCGAGCCCAACAAGGCGCCCGACCGGCTCTTTCCAATCCTGGACGCCGCCCACTGCCGGATGACCCTGGTGGTAGCCGGGACCGGGAGTCTTCTCGCTCGGCTCAGGGCCGAGTCTCGCGGGCGGGGCTACCCGGTACGTTTTCTCGGTTGGGTCGATGAGACGCGGCTCGATGGCCTGATTCGTCATGCTTCCGCGCTCGTCTTCCCTTCGAGATGGCACGAGCCCCTCTCACGCGTGCTTCTCGACGGGCTCGGCTTCGGCGCCGTCCTCGTGGCCCAACCGACCGGGGGCACGGAGGAGATCGTCGTCGACGGGGAGAGCGGACTTACGGGGCGAACGGTCGAGGAGCTCGGCGGGGCTCTCGCCCGCGTGCTCGCGGACGAGGCACTCGCCCAGCAGGTTCGAGAGGGAGCCGAGCGCATTGCCCGCGCCCGCTTCTCGGCAGACGTCGTCGTGCCGAAGCTCGAGGCCCTCTACGGGTCCGTGGTCGAGTGA
- a CDS encoding methyltransferase domain-containing protein, with protein sequence MTGRLDSESSGLRCPRCRRLFPALADEGYLDLRPPEDMFSDITEYAEEEFHSRLGRLRRPFLSARVKLDMMSKMLKPVPGERVLDIGCGNGRFVFFKRESCGELVGVDAGAHFAAEPLASVDLARGDIRLLPFADGTFDKAYSLDVLEHLTEEGVVRMFSEARRVLRPGGRLFVYSHVMMSSKLAAFQRGVNRLVRWLDSVDLVDNAPERERKSDHRNALRSYEQLDAILSRTGFAVDAIRYYNVFFKAVIEDLMLPLVEHNFYRRRAKSQPVGVVETHAARPDVGRFWHAPLTLASFLMKLDVLLFGRVRTGPFFVLLRAV encoded by the coding sequence ATGACGGGCCGCCTGGATTCCGAGTCAAGCGGCCTGAGGTGCCCTCGCTGCCGGCGGCTGTTTCCCGCGCTCGCCGACGAGGGCTATCTGGACCTGAGGCCGCCCGAAGACATGTTCTCCGACATCACCGAATACGCCGAGGAGGAGTTCCATTCCCGGCTCGGCCGCTTGCGAAGGCCGTTTCTCTCCGCCCGGGTGAAGCTCGACATGATGTCGAAAATGTTGAAGCCCGTGCCCGGGGAGCGGGTTCTCGACATCGGTTGCGGCAACGGCCGATTCGTCTTCTTCAAACGCGAGAGCTGTGGCGAGCTGGTGGGAGTCGACGCTGGCGCTCACTTCGCCGCCGAGCCGCTCGCGAGTGTCGACCTCGCGCGCGGAGACATTCGCCTCCTGCCCTTCGCCGACGGGACCTTCGACAAAGCTTACTCGCTCGACGTACTCGAGCATCTGACCGAGGAGGGGGTCGTACGGATGTTCTCCGAGGCCCGCCGCGTACTCCGCCCCGGAGGGCGGTTGTTCGTCTATTCTCACGTGATGATGAGCTCGAAGCTCGCCGCTTTTCAGCGAGGCGTGAACCGCCTCGTCCGTTGGCTCGATTCGGTGGACCTCGTCGACAACGCTCCGGAGCGGGAGCGAAAGTCCGACCACCGAAACGCTCTCCGAAGCTACGAGCAGCTCGACGCCATCCTCTCGAGGACCGGTTTCGCCGTCGACGCGATCCGCTACTACAACGTGTTCTTCAAGGCCGTCATCGAAGATCTGATGCTTCCCCTCGTCGAGCACAACTTCTACCGGAGACGAGCGAAGTCGCAGCCCGTCGGAGTCGTCGAGACGCACGCCGCTCGGCCGGACGTCGGCCGGTTCTGGCACGCTCCTTTGACCCTGGCGTCGTTTCTCATGAAGCTCGACGTTCTCCTGTTCGGCCGGGTGCGTACCGGGCCGTTCTTCGTCCTTCTTCGAGCCGTGTGA
- a CDS encoding glycosyltransferase family 4 protein — protein sequence MKLLYVASDQRVPGSTGGAVHVEEVASGLESLGHEIHVVAIPSGAESEVRLHRSPLWFRHRAFRWRTKGFIGDLIEEIGADAVIERYYNFGGEGIRAAFDRGLPSLLEVNSPLKDHQGSIKQVLDALMLVRPMKRARDELVRKASALVTPLPEIVPDSVPPEKVHRVSWGANVERFHPDVAPKSLEIPTASRVVVFAGSFRSWHGADLLVRAAPLVLEKIPSAFFLFVGSGPSRPRRLSCDRMLFTGAVPHAEMPAYLRLAEVGVAPYQPSRLGQMKLGFYWSPLKIFEYMATGLPVVTLDVAPLREVVRPGFEGVLVPEGDVRALAEAITSLLESPERARAMGASARARVVERFSWQRHCCELDRILRNLVGAA from the coding sequence GTGAAGCTTCTCTACGTCGCCTCCGACCAGAGGGTGCCCGGCTCCACCGGGGGGGCGGTGCATGTCGAAGAGGTCGCTTCAGGACTCGAGTCCCTTGGGCACGAGATCCATGTGGTCGCCATCCCCTCCGGAGCCGAGTCCGAGGTCCGCCTTCATCGGAGCCCGCTCTGGTTTCGACACCGTGCGTTCCGGTGGCGCACGAAAGGATTCATCGGTGATCTCATCGAGGAGATCGGAGCCGACGCGGTCATCGAGCGGTACTACAACTTTGGGGGCGAAGGCATCCGCGCCGCTTTCGACCGTGGGCTTCCCTCCCTTCTCGAGGTGAACTCGCCTCTGAAGGATCACCAGGGCTCGATCAAGCAGGTGCTCGACGCGCTGATGCTCGTTCGTCCCATGAAGCGGGCCCGCGATGAGCTCGTTCGCAAAGCGAGCGCTCTGGTGACGCCGCTTCCCGAGATCGTTCCCGATTCGGTGCCGCCCGAGAAGGTGCATCGGGTGAGCTGGGGCGCGAACGTCGAACGATTCCACCCAGACGTGGCGCCGAAGAGTCTCGAGATTCCGACTGCGAGCCGTGTGGTCGTCTTCGCCGGAAGCTTCCGGTCGTGGCACGGGGCCGATCTCCTCGTCCGGGCGGCTCCCCTCGTTCTCGAGAAGATTCCTTCGGCCTTCTTTCTCTTCGTCGGAAGCGGCCCATCCCGTCCGCGCAGGTTATCCTGCGACCGGATGCTCTTTACCGGTGCCGTGCCTCATGCGGAGATGCCCGCGTATCTTCGGCTGGCCGAAGTGGGTGTCGCCCCATACCAGCCCTCGCGGTTGGGTCAAATGAAACTGGGCTTCTACTGGTCGCCACTCAAGATCTTCGAGTACATGGCGACGGGGCTGCCGGTGGTGACTCTGGATGTCGCTCCGCTTCGGGAAGTCGTGAGGCCCGGCTTCGAGGGTGTCCTCGTCCCCGAGGGAGACGTGAGAGCCCTTGCCGAGGCGATCACCTCGCTTCTCGAGAGCCCGGAGCGGGCCCGGGCGATGGGAGCCAGTGCTCGCGCTCGCGTCGTCGAGCGCTTCAGCTGGCAGCGACACTGCTGCGAGCTGGACCGGATTCTCCGGAATCTCGTAGGAGCCGCGTGA
- a CDS encoding glycosyltransferase family 4 protein, with protein sequence MRVALISRGIFPLHGYGGLERHVAGLFKYLRRAGCDVSLYTTPPKDSHETPDGIRYVTYRLVPWPRRKGFVLLDRETNYLAWSLRAAKRVLADPRPDVVQADGAAAFGYAFTRDENAPPLVLHPHGMEEFKAPPLKRTAYLPLRSATRLAARRAERVLAPDVSMRTEVMRLLGIGPDRVAVLPNAIDLEEVARWRGGFRDLSRFGIAPDDRVLLSVGRLELNKGFAVLARALAELPREWKWVLVGEGPERDKLERTIAELGLRQHVTLTGSIPDEDLSALYDRATLFVHPTLYEGSSMVTLEAMAHGKPVIASRVGGIPDKVLDGRSGLLVPPGDASALASAIREAARSSTNLAAWGAEAERLAREKFDWATRVKDVLALYDEIGKSAR encoded by the coding sequence ATGCGAGTCGCTCTCATCTCGCGCGGCATCTTCCCGCTTCATGGCTACGGAGGTCTCGAGCGACACGTGGCCGGGTTGTTCAAATACCTCAGGCGCGCCGGATGCGACGTCTCGCTCTATACGACGCCCCCGAAGGATTCGCACGAAACTCCGGACGGAATTCGGTACGTCACCTATCGGCTGGTGCCCTGGCCAAGAAGAAAGGGATTCGTCCTGCTCGACCGCGAGACCAACTACCTCGCGTGGAGCCTTCGTGCCGCCAAGCGCGTTCTGGCGGATCCGCGGCCGGACGTCGTCCAGGCGGATGGAGCGGCAGCGTTCGGATACGCGTTCACCCGCGATGAGAACGCACCGCCTCTCGTCCTCCACCCGCATGGGATGGAGGAGTTCAAGGCGCCTCCTCTCAAGCGCACGGCCTACCTGCCCTTGCGTTCCGCCACCCGATTGGCGGCCCGCCGCGCGGAGCGCGTGCTCGCTCCCGATGTCTCGATGCGAACCGAGGTGATGCGTCTTCTTGGAATCGGTCCCGACCGCGTGGCCGTTCTTCCGAACGCCATCGACCTCGAAGAAGTGGCTCGTTGGCGGGGCGGCTTCCGGGATTTGAGTCGATTCGGAATCGCGCCGGATGACCGCGTGCTCCTGTCCGTGGGTCGGCTGGAGCTCAACAAGGGCTTCGCCGTTCTCGCCCGAGCCCTCGCCGAGCTGCCGCGCGAATGGAAATGGGTGCTGGTCGGTGAAGGACCCGAGAGGGACAAGCTGGAGCGGACCATCGCCGAGCTCGGACTGCGCCAGCATGTCACGCTCACCGGTTCCATCCCCGACGAGGATCTCTCGGCGCTCTACGACCGTGCCACGTTGTTCGTGCACCCGACTCTCTACGAGGGGAGCTCGATGGTCACGCTCGAAGCGATGGCGCACGGCAAACCGGTGATCGCCAGTCGAGTCGGCGGCATTCCCGACAAGGTCCTCGACGGCAGGTCGGGATTGCTCGTCCCGCCCGGTGATGCGTCGGCCCTGGCTTCCGCCATCAGGGAAGCGGCGAGATCCTCGACGAACCTCGCGGCCTGGGGCGCCGAGGCCGAACGACTGGCTCGAGAGAAATTCGATTGGGCGACACGCGTGAAGGACGTGCTGGCGCTCTACGACGAGATAGGGAAGTCGGCCCGTTGA